A genome region from Geminicoccus roseus DSM 18922 includes the following:
- a CDS encoding pyridoxal phosphate-dependent aminotransferase, giving the protein MALISAALGRIKPSPTIAITNLARELQAKGRDVIGLAAGEPDFDTPDHIKAAAIDAINQGQTKYTAVDGTPRLKKAIVAKFARENGLTYTADQITVGTGGKQVLYNAFMATLDMGDEVIVPAPYWVSYPDMVLLAGGTPVFVPCLEEHGFKLQPAELEAAITPRTKWLVLNSPSNPTGSAYTASELKALTDVLVKHPQVYVMTDDMYEHLVYDGFQFATPAQVEPALMERTLTCNGVSKAFAMTGWRIGYAGGPKELIKAMGTIQSQSTSNPSSISQAAAVAALEGDLSFLPERNQVYKQRRDMVVAKLNEASGLNCHKPEGAFYVYPSCQGLLGKKTPDGQLITSSDDFARYLLAGVGVAVVPGSAFGLDPFFRISYATATHILEDACARIQKACAELA; this is encoded by the coding sequence ATGGCTCTCATCTCCGCGGCGCTCGGCCGGATCAAGCCCTCGCCGACCATCGCGATCACCAACCTCGCCCGCGAACTCCAGGCCAAGGGCCGGGATGTCATCGGCCTGGCGGCCGGCGAGCCGGACTTCGACACGCCGGACCACATCAAGGCCGCGGCGATCGACGCGATCAACCAGGGCCAGACCAAGTACACCGCGGTCGACGGGACCCCGCGCCTGAAGAAGGCGATCGTCGCCAAGTTCGCCCGCGAGAACGGGCTGACCTACACGGCCGACCAGATCACGGTCGGCACCGGCGGCAAGCAGGTCCTCTACAATGCCTTCATGGCGACGCTCGACATGGGCGACGAGGTGATCGTGCCGGCGCCCTACTGGGTGAGCTACCCAGACATGGTGCTGTTGGCCGGCGGCACCCCGGTGTTCGTGCCCTGCCTGGAAGAGCACGGCTTCAAGCTGCAGCCCGCCGAGCTGGAGGCTGCGATCACGCCGCGCACCAAGTGGCTGGTCCTGAACTCGCCGAGCAATCCCACCGGCAGCGCCTACACCGCATCCGAGCTCAAGGCGCTGACCGACGTGCTGGTGAAGCACCCGCAGGTCTACGTCATGACCGACGACATGTACGAGCACCTGGTCTATGACGGCTTCCAGTTCGCGACCCCGGCCCAGGTCGAGCCGGCGCTGATGGAGCGCACGCTGACCTGCAACGGCGTGTCCAAGGCGTTCGCCATGACCGGATGGCGGATCGGCTATGCGGGCGGGCCCAAGGAGCTGATCAAGGCGATGGGCACGATCCAGTCGCAGAGCACCTCCAACCCGAGCTCGATCAGCCAGGCGGCGGCGGTGGCCGCGCTGGAGGGCGACCTGTCCTTCCTTCCGGAGCGCAACCAGGTCTACAAGCAGCGCCGCGACATGGTGGTGGCGAAGCTGAACGAGGCGAGCGGCCTGAACTGCCACAAGCCGGAAGGCGCCTTCTACGTCTATCCGTCCTGCCAGGGCTTGCTCGGCAAGAAGACCCCGGACGGCCAGCTGATCACGTCCAGCGACGACTTCGCCCGCTACCTGCTGGCGGGGGTCGGCGTGGCGGTGGTGCCGGGCAGCGCGTTCGGCCTGGATCCGTTCTTCCGGATCTCCTACGCGACCGCCACCCACATCCTGGAAGACGCCTGCGCGCGCATCCAGAAAGCCTGCGCCGAGCTGGCCTGA
- a CDS encoding citrate synthase has translation MTASTGKSATLTTPDGKTAELPVLSGVLGPNVIDIRKLYASTGMFTYDPGYTSTASTTSHITYIDGDEGVLLHRGYSIEELATKSDYLEVCHLLLNGELPTSAEKAQFVRDITYHTMLHEQIHFLFRGFRRDSHPMAVMIGVVGALSAFYYEDLNVEDKHHRMIATHRLIAKLPTIAAMAYKYTVGQPFVYPRNDLSYAENFLHMMFSVPCERYEVDPVHAKALDRIFILHADHEQNASTSTVRLVGSTGASPYAAIAAGIAALWGPAHGGANEAVLTMLREIGDPSRIPEFLEKAKDKDSGFRLMGFGHRVYKNYDPRAQVLKESADQVLAQLGKANNPLLAIARELEKIALSDDYFVKRKLFPNVDFYSGIILEALGIPSKMFTAIFALARTVGWVAQWDEMIEDPEQKIGRPRQLYAGHDRREFVPLDQRG, from the coding sequence ATGACAGCTTCAACCGGCAAGTCGGCGACCTTGACCACGCCAGACGGCAAGACGGCTGAGCTGCCCGTGCTCAGCGGCGTGCTCGGACCGAACGTCATCGACATCCGCAAGCTGTATGCCTCGACCGGGATGTTCACCTACGACCCCGGCTACACCTCGACCGCGAGCACCACCTCGCACATCACCTATATCGACGGCGACGAGGGCGTCCTCCTGCACCGCGGCTACTCGATCGAGGAGCTGGCGACCAAGAGCGACTATCTGGAGGTGTGCCACCTGCTGCTGAACGGCGAATTGCCGACCTCGGCGGAGAAGGCGCAGTTCGTGCGCGACATCACCTACCACACGATGCTGCACGAACAGATCCACTTCCTGTTCCGCGGCTTCCGCCGCGACAGCCATCCGATGGCGGTGATGATCGGCGTGGTGGGGGCGCTCTCGGCCTTCTACTACGAAGACCTGAACGTCGAGGACAAGCACCACCGGATGATCGCGACGCATCGCCTGATCGCGAAGCTGCCGACGATCGCCGCGATGGCGTACAAGTACACGGTGGGCCAGCCGTTCGTTTATCCGCGCAACGACCTGTCCTATGCCGAGAACTTCCTGCACATGATGTTCTCGGTGCCGTGCGAGCGCTACGAGGTCGACCCGGTGCATGCCAAGGCGCTGGACCGGATCTTCATCCTGCACGCCGACCACGAGCAGAACGCCTCGACCTCCACCGTCCGCCTGGTGGGCTCGACCGGGGCCAGCCCGTATGCGGCGATCGCGGCCGGCATCGCCGCTTTGTGGGGACCCGCCCATGGCGGCGCCAACGAGGCGGTGCTGACCATGCTGCGCGAGATCGGCGATCCGTCGCGCATTCCCGAGTTCCTGGAGAAGGCCAAGGACAAGGACAGCGGCTTCCGCCTGATGGGCTTCGGCCACCGGGTCTACAAGAACTACGACCCGCGCGCCCAGGTCCTGAAGGAAAGCGCCGACCAGGTGCTGGCGCAGCTGGGCAAGGCCAACAACCCGCTGCTCGCCATCGCCCGCGAGCTGGAGAAGATCGCGCTCTCCGACGACTACTTCGTCAAGCGCAAGCTGTTCCCCAACGTCGACTTCTATTCGGGCATCATCCTCGAAGCCCTGGGCATCCCGTCCAAAATGTTCACCGCGATCTTCGCGCTGGCCCGCACGGTCGGCTGGGTCGCGCAGTGGGACGAGATGATCGAGGACCCCGAGCAGAAGATCGGCCGGCCGCGCCAGCTCTATGCCGGCCACGACCGGCGCGAGTTCGTGCCGCTCGACCAGCGGGGGTGA
- the gltX gene encoding glutamate--tRNA ligase, whose protein sequence is MSVIVRFAPSPTGYLHIGGARTALFNWLFARSKGGKFLLRIEDTDRARSTEDAIEKIFDGLRWLGLDWDDEPVFQFARAARHAEVAHRLLAEGKAYHCWSTPEELEAMRAKARAEGRQPRYDGTWRDKDPALAPEGVKPVVRLKAAQTGETTVQDMVQGEVTVPNAQLDDMVLLRGDGTPTYMLSVVVDDADMGITHVIRGDDHLTNTFRQVQLYRAMGVEPPVFGHIPLIHGPDGAKLSKRHGALGVEAYREMGMLPEAMRNYLMRLGWSHGDDDVISTAQAVEWFDMGHVGRSPSRFDMQKLTSLNAHWLRECADEDLITKIEAYLEEAGIALDQVGVQRLTAGMAGLKARCRTLVELAEAAAFYVEARPIRIATDAAKLLDPAARERLAGVAAALASVEEWDEATLEAACRAHAGEAGIGFGKIAQPLRVALTGSTVSPGLFEVMAVLGKDEVLARLDDAAASRNPEKSARK, encoded by the coding sequence ATGAGTGTAATCGTCCGTTTTGCGCCGTCGCCCACCGGCTATCTCCATATCGGCGGCGCGCGTACGGCCCTGTTCAACTGGCTGTTCGCCCGGTCCAAGGGCGGCAAGTTCCTCCTGCGCATCGAGGACACCGACCGCGCGCGCTCGACCGAGGACGCCATCGAGAAGATCTTCGACGGGCTGCGCTGGCTGGGCCTGGACTGGGACGACGAGCCGGTCTTCCAGTTCGCCCGGGCCGCGCGCCATGCGGAGGTCGCCCACCGGCTGCTGGCCGAGGGCAAGGCCTACCATTGCTGGTCGACCCCGGAGGAGCTGGAGGCGATGCGCGCCAAGGCGCGCGCCGAGGGCCGCCAGCCGCGCTATGACGGCACCTGGCGCGACAAGGACCCGGCCCTGGCCCCGGAAGGGGTGAAGCCGGTGGTCCGGCTGAAGGCGGCGCAGACCGGCGAGACCACCGTGCAGGACATGGTGCAGGGCGAGGTGACGGTGCCCAACGCCCAGCTGGACGACATGGTGCTGCTGCGCGGCGACGGCACGCCCACCTACATGCTGTCGGTGGTGGTGGACGATGCCGACATGGGCATCACCCACGTGATTCGCGGCGACGACCACCTCACCAACACCTTCCGCCAGGTGCAGCTCTACCGCGCCATGGGCGTGGAGCCGCCGGTGTTCGGCCATATCCCGCTGATCCACGGGCCGGACGGCGCCAAGCTCAGCAAGCGGCATGGCGCGCTGGGCGTCGAGGCCTATCGCGAGATGGGCATGCTGCCCGAAGCGATGCGCAACTACCTGATGCGGCTGGGCTGGTCGCATGGCGACGACGACGTGATCTCCACCGCCCAGGCGGTGGAGTGGTTCGACATGGGCCATGTCGGCCGCTCGCCGTCGCGCTTCGACATGCAGAAGCTGACCTCGCTGAACGCCCACTGGCTGCGCGAGTGCGCCGACGAGGACCTGATCACCAAGATCGAGGCCTATCTGGAGGAGGCCGGCATCGCGCTGGACCAGGTCGGCGTGCAGCGGCTGACCGCCGGGATGGCCGGGCTGAAGGCGCGCTGCCGGACCCTGGTGGAGCTGGCCGAGGCGGCGGCGTTCTATGTGGAGGCGCGGCCGATCCGGATCGCCACCGACGCCGCCAAGCTCCTGGACCCGGCCGCGCGCGAGCGGCTGGCGGGGGTGGCGGCCGCCCTGGCGTCGGTCGAGGAATGGGACGAGGCCACGCTGGAAGCGGCCTGCCGCGCCCATGCCGGCGAGGCCGGGATCGGCTTTGGCAAGATTGCACAGCCGCTGCGCGTGGCGCTCACTGGTTCTACGGTGTCGCCGGGTCTATTCGAGGTCATGGCGGTGCTGGGCAAGGACGAGGTCCTGGCCCGGCTGGACGACGCGGCGGCCTCCCGCAATCCGGAGAAGAGTGCCAGGAAGTGA
- a CDS encoding ComEC/Rec2 family competence protein has product MQHGRTTWPGAGRWSAGSTALAAATNALPRLRRLLLAERHRWALWVPVLMGGGVLLYMVPAEEPSTRLAELALFATAAGLSLAVLAVLAGRRTRATLAILLVALPAGYLAAAWRTASVETVTLARPATLELEARILAVEGRARGHRLTLDRILVLGGARQPVPQTVRIGVAKGAGFLAPGDRIRIRARLEAPQPPALPGGYDWARDAWFQGLGAVGWSLGAPVLLQAGGQDDGLALAVEELRSALSARIAGATPGPAGAVAAALVTGQRGAVDDAIWQDMQRSGLAHLISISGLHFTLVAGVVFFLARWGLALCPPLCRRLPAQKGAAICAILACAFYLVVSGASVPAQRSFVMAVIAFSALLVDRDPISLRLLSVAAIAVLLWAPHSLLGPSFQLSFAAMVGLVALFEALARRRDRQPAAARPLWHRALAYPQGIVATTLMATLATAPFGAWHFGTIATWGVVANMLAVPLTSFAVMPAAVIGTVLIPLGLDQPAFMVMGEGVAWVLAIAATVAAWPHAAFAIPGMDSACIALIVLGGLWLAIWQQRWRLAGLPVVLLGLATALAGTPPGLFVAPDAKVAGAISDEGRLLRTPGRLDGRVADAWQTRAGTGGRPGKWEAAPDGDRAACDQTGCVIRQGSHVIAVLTVPGDPGDDCRHAQLVLDLVAERRCPLPTRTLGYRSLRAARGLEIRFAGGEPILSSLARARGDRPWTRSIPPSRLDDDDAGSP; this is encoded by the coding sequence GTGCAGCATGGTCGGACGACCTGGCCAGGTGCCGGGCGCTGGAGCGCCGGCAGCACCGCCCTGGCCGCCGCCACGAACGCCCTGCCACGCCTGCGCCGCCTGCTCCTGGCCGAGCGGCATCGCTGGGCGCTCTGGGTGCCGGTGCTGATGGGCGGCGGCGTCCTCCTCTATATGGTGCCGGCCGAGGAGCCCTCCACCCGCCTGGCCGAGCTGGCCCTGTTCGCCACCGCCGCCGGCCTGTCCCTGGCGGTGCTGGCGGTCCTGGCGGGGCGCCGGACCCGGGCGACCCTCGCGATTTTGCTGGTGGCCCTGCCCGCCGGCTATCTGGCTGCTGCCTGGCGCACCGCGTCGGTCGAGACCGTGACCCTGGCGCGCCCCGCCACCCTGGAGCTGGAGGCGCGCATCCTGGCGGTGGAGGGCCGCGCGCGCGGCCACCGCCTGACCCTGGACCGGATCCTCGTGCTCGGCGGCGCGCGCCAGCCGGTCCCGCAGACGGTCCGGATCGGGGTCGCCAAGGGCGCTGGCTTCCTGGCGCCGGGCGACCGGATCCGGATCCGCGCCCGGCTGGAGGCGCCGCAGCCCCCGGCCCTGCCGGGCGGCTACGACTGGGCGCGCGACGCCTGGTTCCAGGGCCTGGGCGCGGTCGGCTGGTCCTTAGGCGCGCCGGTCCTGCTCCAGGCCGGCGGCCAGGACGACGGCCTGGCCCTGGCGGTGGAGGAACTGCGCAGCGCGCTGAGTGCCCGGATCGCCGGCGCCACGCCCGGGCCGGCCGGGGCGGTCGCCGCGGCGCTGGTGACCGGGCAGCGCGGTGCGGTCGACGACGCGATCTGGCAGGACATGCAGCGCTCGGGCCTGGCCCACCTGATCTCGATCTCCGGGCTGCACTTCACCCTGGTGGCCGGGGTCGTGTTCTTCCTGGCCCGCTGGGGCCTGGCCCTCTGCCCGCCGCTCTGCCGGCGCCTGCCCGCCCAGAAGGGTGCCGCGATCTGCGCGATCCTGGCCTGCGCCTTCTACCTGGTGGTGTCCGGCGCGTCGGTGCCGGCGCAGCGCTCCTTCGTCATGGCGGTGATCGCGTTCTCGGCCCTGCTGGTCGACCGCGACCCGATCTCGCTGCGGCTTTTGTCGGTGGCCGCCATCGCCGTCCTGCTGTGGGCGCCGCACAGCCTGCTGGGCCCGTCCTTCCAGCTGTCCTTCGCGGCAATGGTCGGGCTGGTCGCCCTGTTCGAGGCCCTGGCGCGCCGCCGCGACCGGCAGCCGGCGGCCGCCCGCCCGCTCTGGCACCGGGCGCTGGCCTACCCGCAGGGCATCGTCGCCACCACCCTGATGGCCACGCTCGCCACCGCGCCGTTCGGCGCCTGGCATTTCGGCACGATCGCCACCTGGGGCGTGGTCGCCAACATGCTGGCGGTGCCGCTGACCTCGTTCGCGGTGATGCCGGCCGCGGTGATCGGCACCGTGCTGATCCCGCTGGGCCTGGACCAGCCGGCCTTCATGGTGATGGGCGAAGGGGTCGCCTGGGTGCTGGCGATCGCCGCCACCGTCGCCGCCTGGCCCCATGCCGCCTTCGCGATCCCCGGCATGGACAGCGCCTGCATCGCCCTGATCGTGCTGGGCGGGCTGTGGCTGGCGATCTGGCAGCAGCGCTGGCGCCTGGCCGGCCTGCCCGTGGTGCTGCTGGGGCTGGCCACGGCCCTGGCCGGAACCCCGCCCGGCCTGTTCGTGGCCCCCGATGCAAAGGTGGCCGGCGCCATCAGCGACGAGGGCCGCCTGCTGCGCACCCCTGGCCGGCTGGACGGCCGGGTCGCCGATGCCTGGCAAACCCGCGCCGGCACCGGCGGAAGGCCGGGCAAGTGGGAGGCGGCGCCGGACGGCGACCGCGCCGCCTGCGACCAGACCGGCTGCGTGATCCGCCAGGGCAGCCATGTCATCGCGGTGCTGACCGTGCCGGGCGATCCGGGCGACGACTGCCGCCATGCCCAGCTGGTGCTGGACCTGGTCGCCGAGCGGCGCTGCCCCCTGCCGACCCGCACGCTCGGCTACCGCAGCCTGCGCGCCGCGCGCGGCCTGGAGATCCGGTTCGCCGGCGGGGAACCGATCCTTTCCAGCCTGGCCCGGGCGCGCGGCGACCGCCCCTGGACCCGCTCCATTCCCCCCAGCCGCCTGGACGATGACGATGCCGGCAGCCCTTGA